The window CAGCACAGCATCTGCTTGATCATCTGTAAAGGATTAAACAGGAGACACAAGTTACAGTACAGAACATTATACCCACTCAAGAGTTACAGAATAGCCATCATTCTGTAACTGGTTGCCTGTTAACTTTATCCAACTGGTAAGCTGTGCTAACAAACAGACTTAACCTGACCAACAAGCTAGAAATATGTATATGCGGAGCCTTTGTATCTTTCAAAGACATAAACACTTCtctatttatttttgaacaaaCTTCTTCAGGCATCTATTTTCTAATGTTCCTGTTTTAGCAGAGGAAATGGCCTGTGTTTAGGTACCCAGCTGACAAATGGGCATAAAATACACTCagacagaacaggagtgtgggattgccttaattcaattcactaccactgtgtttacagtgcaTATCTGGTAATCAACAACAAGATGGCAAATGTTATTGCTGTTTATGGGAAGAATAAGTGAATAAGCAGGACTTAATTGTTTGTTGACAGAACCCATCgtaagtaatttaaaatgagtttttattcatttccagctatattaaaataaaggaaaaaagtctACATTGGTTTTTTAAGAACCTAACCTAGAAATATGTGAAGGAACATCTACATAATTAGGCTACTACTGATTGTAATTTATGGGGTAAAAGTGACTGAGGTTTCAAACAGTTGTATTCTTACTCTCAGGATGTATGCACTGTACGCAATATGCCAAAGTATACACAGAATTAAATAGGGACTTCTGATTAACTTGCAACATTATATTATGTTCAACAACATTTTGtactttaaagaaatgaaaacttgtacataaaaatacaatttggtATTAACTACTTCCACCTAATTTTGATGTGTGATCTTGCAAAATATTAAAGCAGCCTCATATATTACCAGAAAATGAGCCTATTAAAGGTGGGGTGAACAGCTCTTTACTAGTACAGATAAGGCCTTTAGCTATGGGAGGCTGTGCTCTTATAATAGAATCTCCAAAACGACCCATTCAGAGTCGATCAGAAGAAATGATTTTAGTAGTCTGATGTTATCAAAAGACACCCTTTTGACAACTGAAAATAACTTCCATCTTGAGCTATattaattatacaaaaataaaattatatagtAATAATAGGTTTACAGGTACATCTTTTGCTGGATAGCAAGGATAACTGATAGGAGGCATGTGATTCAAATCAAAACAAAGGCACTTAAAAGTAGTTTTAACACTAAACAGATGACGTACCGCTGTCGTCGTCATCCTTCCGGGAACGCATCTTCCTCTTGCGCCCCACTCTCTTCTTGGGAGTGGCTCCGTTCTCCCCATCAGCCGCATCGGGGCCTGAGCAATGCTCTGCATGTCGTGCCATAGTGTTCTGAGAAGGAACACAGTGGATAGGAGGGCGAGTTAGAATGCTACATGTCAGACACAGCTGACCTTCATCGCTCTTAAACCCCTCTGTCCTAAGCTTTCTAACAGAGAACTGAATATCTGTTTTCTCAAATAAAGCAAGGCTATATTGCATTTTCTTGTAGAAGTCCTATGCTAATGTAAAAGTCCTTCAGGTAATGAAGGTTTGCCATGGCCATAACCTGCCACTGGGCACATACCCTGCGAGTAAAGGTCTTGCCACATTTGTTACACACAAAGGAAGTGGGCACGAAGTTGGGGTCATGGTAGCGACGGAAGTGCATGTCAAGGAGCTGTTTTTGGCGGAAGGTCTTCTCACAGTGGCTGCAAGCAAACGGCTTCTCTCCCGTGTGGGTGCGCTTGTGCATCACCATGTGGCGCTCCTGATCCCAccgaaaaacagaaaatagctCACATCAAAagatattcatttagcagcttcATAACATCACAAAGAACAAGACAAGCCTTCGTCTTCCCTCACCTGACGGCAGGCATAGTCGCACTGGTCACACTTGAAACGTTTCTCGTTCTTGTGAGACTTCTGGTGCTGAATGAGGGCATAGCGCTCATGGAACACTGCATCACAGTAGCGGCACTTTCTGCCCTGCTCGATGTATGAATGCTGCTTCCTCAAGTGCACACCTGTGGACTCAAGAAATTCAAATTACTGCCAGTTACCATTAATGAAATCTCCCAAATCAACTTTTAGTTACATCTTTCTTGAATCATTTGGGACTAGATACTGTGGCCTCCAATGATCAGTCTAGTGTTCATAGTGACTCACCCAGGTCGCTCTTGCGCGCAATGACAGTGTCGCAGTGAGGGCAGTGGAATTTTGCCACATTCTCTGTGTGCTTCTGCAAGATGTGCATCTTCATGGTTCCACTCTGTGTGAAACGTGCATGGCAGATGTAGCACTCGTATGGTTTCTCCCCTGGGACAAAACAATATAGTTATTTTTTCCTACGCAGCCTTGGTCAGTATTCTTTCTGACCCCATGGAAAGGtcaattaatttcacaaaatgtgATAGGGTTGTCACCtgagtgtgtgcgcatgtgtctTTTCAGCTTGTAAGTGTCTCTGCTAGCATAGCTGCACAGGCTGCACTGAAATGGGCGCTCCCCTGTGTGTGAACGGATGTGCCTCTTCAGCTTGCTGACctgaaagacacacactcaACTATGAAATGGAAACAGACTGTGTTTGATCAGGGACTACCATGAATTAAGGCCAGCAGGTCAAGGAAGAAAACCCAGGCACTCACCTCAACGCTGGAATAGTCACACATGGAGCATTTGAAGGGCTTCTCATGAGTGTGCTTATAGCGCCGATGTCTAACCAGCTCTCCGCTTGTCACAAAGGCCATATCACAGTCAGTACATTTGTGTGGTCTGGTTCCTAAAGGGGAAGAAACCATTTAAAAAGACTTGTAATGATGCCAGACCACTGATGTCAAACAATGCTGCCACCTGCTAAAGAACTTTCACACCTTGTACCACGCTAAACCAATGCTTTTCAGGTGTAAAAGTCAAAGCTCTTGGAccgaacctgtgtgtgtgttcagatggTTCCTCAGAAGGGTGACAGTCCTAAAGGCACGTCCGCACAAGTGGCATTTGTGTGGCCGCTCATCTGTGTGGCTCTTCATATGACGGTCCAAATTGGAACGACGAGGACATGTGTAACTGCACAGCTCACACTGGAATGTCTTCTTCACACCTGGCATAGAAGGAACATCAAACAGCATTCAGCTGCCAAAGTTCAAAAAGATAAACTAGTCCAACACTTGTTCCAAGCCCATGGTTTAAGAGTTTAGGGTGGATCTACTACACTGGTTTTCATTTGTAGTCATGAATTAACAGAAATGTTAAGTTAGTCAAGCGTTTCAGGTCTCTACAGGACTGAAGACTTGCCTATAAACAAAGCACCTGGAGAGGATTAGACACCTCTGTATATTAGCAATTAGTTGCAGCACAACAGCAATGGAAAGGCACAGTGTTACTGTGACAGCTCAATCTAACCTTTCTTCTTGATCTTGGTGGGCTTTGGGGGCTTCATGTTGCCAACCACCTTCTCAGCGTTAACCTCTGACAGGAgtccctcctgctgctcctcctcgaAGTCATAGACTGACACATCCATGTCTTTGCCCTCTTCAGTGTTATATCGCAATTTactcttctttgttttttttacttttttcactggGGGTTGGTAGTCTGGGTCTTTGGACCATGACGGATCTTCATTCTGAGGCTCTGGAGCCTCCTGTGCCTGGAGCTCATCTTGCTCCACTGTCTCCACCTCCCCATTTGCGCCCACTTTGACCACCTACAAACAGGATACATCCAATGGTGAAGCTGCACACAGACTTCTAACGGGTTTTGAGGTCAACACCACAGGTTATCATCGCCTCATCTTGGAAATATATTTGAATATGTCATCAcgtatatgtaaatgttcatggaccataactttatgatcattcccagataagcctttacacagccactaatCCTGCATTAcaagtaaatgtttgtgtacctttataataaataaattatatttttgaaggaaggtgatcaggaatcatctattctgagttttatgcacctactcgtgcaatgaacatcggtgcataaaggggaaagaaacaaactaagttcacttgagaatcacatgtctacaaatgtctctccttctcctaatttaatgcacaaattgtatttccctgagatgtacattgctttggagaagagagtctgctaaatgaataaatgtaaatgaatataataCCAGCgatttaaaaatgcagtctATCTGCTCTACAACCTAGATAACTTGTTAGTATAGTTTAAGCTTTCCTAACTTCAAGAAGACTAAATCTGAATAAGAGACAGACATTAACAGAACACCATCTAGAGTCATCCCCCCACCTGGAAGCCCTCGGGTAAAGGCAGAGTGTGGCAGATGACTGGCTCCCCATCCTTGGGCATGGAAGTGGCATCAAAGGTACCCTGCAGTTCATCCACCACAGTTGTGGTGCTCACTGGCACAGCAGACACAGGTACTTGCACCAGCTGTAGCTCTCCCAGGCCAAGTGGCTGCTCCTCCATGTTCACTACCTGGAGCGTGATTATCTGTGTGTCGTCCACCGTGGTAACGGTGGCCTCATGTGGTGTCCCTTGGACACCCACTGTGCCAGCAACCCCTGCTTCGGGGTGTACAACGCCTGTCTCCATCACCTCCGTTTTCATCTGCAGTAGTGCTGGGTCCAAGGATCCCATAACCATCATGTCCATGTTGCTGTTCACATCTTGCACCAACTGCTGCTGTCCCATGTTCCCATCAGGCTGCTGCTCCACCACCTCAATTCCCACTGGCTGACCCTGAATGAGCTCCACGCCAACTTCATCATCTTCGCCCTCGCGACGTCTGTGGTATGTCTTGCACTCCTTTGCCTTAAAGGCATCGTTGCCATCATCAACCACAGCATCAGTTGGTTCTCCTTCCATGGCTTCCAACTTGAAAGCACACACTGTATGGAAACATCAACGTTAACCTGTGGCACAGTCTGGAATCTGGCTCTTTCAGCACAAAGATCTTCACATACAAAACTGTTCTATCAATATCCTGTTTAACAAAACTTAAATGTAGAAACAGCTTGAAGGACTGTCATCCAGCACCTGTACAGCAGTTTGACAAAGCgtcaaaaacattttgcatgtcCTAGCACttaattcttaatttttgtGACAAATGAAGGACTCCAAGCTGACTGTCTTAAATGGGGTAAACAGAACCCCTGAATGTGAGTAATGCAAATTACAGAGGATCATGTTTTGATTTTGTAGTCTATAGGCCAACAACAGGATCTAGAAAgcactttcagaaaaaaagaaaaaaaatcatatatagTTTATACTTTTCTGTGAAACCAGACACAGGGCTGTAATGGCAAAAACATTAACCGAACTCTTCCTTCCTCCAAGAGTTACCTGCACCACGAACGAACACTTCCATCTGTACGCCTGTGTCCTTGATGCCACTCTCTGTTCCTGGCTGATCAATTAAACTGCTTTTACTCTCCTGCTTGCTACCTACACCTGAACCTGTCAGAAACAGACATGAATCCTGTGCATCAGCATCACTCGCCATCTCCATGTGTCATGGCTGTACAAGTTGACCTTACAAAATCACATGATGAGACTATCAGAAAGGGGAACAGTCTTTATTAACGGCTATAACAACACAGGCTTAACAAGGGGCGTGTCCAGCCCGATGTTTATTACGCCATTGCGTTTTCTTGATGGCACCTACTGGGAGACCAAATATGTTGTTAAGCTCAGAAGTAAAAACAGCCGAAGCGCACAGCGTCCAACACAACACAAGTTTAGCCGCGCAACTGAGGCGGAAGTTTCAAGGGGAAATCGGCGCGCGCGGCAGATTCCCGCCAATTTGTACGTAACATCGTAGTAGGGGAACGGTACGGttatgaaaaaaagcatcttcaCAGAGTGGACGTTCACCAACCcactctgcctctctctctctctctctcacacacacacacacacacacacacacacacacacacacgtgcgcacttAACGCGGCGGTCGTGCAGCTCTCCGAGCGGGTTGTAGAGGGAGCTCTCGGCCGCTCGGCGGTCCGAAGGAAACACCGAACGGTCGCGCAGCTGCCCAGCTCTCCTCTCCCGTTTAGGACACCGTGAGCCGCGTGAACAGCCACCGAGCACGACGACCGAGAGGTCTAAGTGCTTAGTTTAGCCGCGCGCTCTGACCTGAGGACGGCGGAACGCGCAGCACTTCACCTCAGCGCGAGACCGAGAGGCACCGCAGCCTGCGCAGGCGGGTGGTAGCTGGACGTCGTGTTCTGGACGTGCTCCCATTTGGCAGACTAAACTTGAACCCGgggcagtttaaaaaaaaaacaaaaaaaaaaaaaaaaagagacggAACAGTCGCCCTTCGAGCTGCAAAACGCGTGGTCGTGTAAGAGAGGGACGGAATGAAGGGCTCCAGTCTAGAGCAGAGCCAGAGGCCGACGCGTCGGACGGGCTGCGCCGGCGGGGCCCGGGGACCGCGCTGAGCACTCGAGTCTCTTGGCGCGAAAGCCGTCGCGTCGGTGGACTTTtctgcaaattccacacaggacGACGAGTAATAAGGTGTATTTCTCCCACTTATGTGAGtggtaacagtttttttttgtgtgtgtgtgttgtgttgctaTCTCTGGACCGGGTTTATGGGGGAAGCCCTAGCCTAGTCGCGGGTTTTTCACTCCGAAGAGCAaacaaagaagagaaagaaaatggacGCCTGGCCTAAACACGTCGCCAAAACTAGGGCGTCCTTTAAAAATCCATCTGTGAGAAAGTGcatacaaatacagtatacCAAACGGCTAAATATTCAAACATTATCGCCAACTTCTGggttaaacatgttttttcgCTAAATTTTCGATAACGATAGAGGGAGACAAACACCCCCCGCCATCCGCCAGAACCGGGAGCCCCATCGTGACACCTAGAGGCCGAATAAAGCTCCTGCAAAAATCCCCCCTTTTTCTGGAAAGTGAGGCGGTAATACCTGCTctcttctctctgttttctCGTTAAATTCAAACGAAAGCCAGCCGTCTGCTCCTTATTCTGTCGACGACGGTAGAGAAATACGCCTTTCTCCTCCGGCGGTTTTAATCCTCTCCCGCTTTAGCAGAGTGGGCTCTGCACAAAATGGCGGCCTGGGTCGCGAAGTGCGCATGCGCGAACACATCCGTCTATCTGAATGGAAAGTGGGACCGTTGAGGGAGTGGGGGGTTGTTGGCGCGAGGGAGGGCAGAGCGCGCGCTGCGCAGCTGCCGCTCGGTTACAGGTGGTTTCGGAAAGGCATCGTGTTAGTCGATGCAGCGcctttctagtttttttttctttaaaatttttttttttttcccctgtattAACAGTTCGGTGCGACTAAGTCCGTGATTTGGCAAAACacagtttttcctttgttaGAATTTACGTTCTTCTTGAGACAACAGCGAGCGAGGTCAGTTGCCTTGTATTTTGCGAGTTGTAACGCGGCAGTGGTTGCATTTTAGAATCAGTCCAACAACTTACTGTCTGTAACCTCATCGTCGAAAATCGAAACTTGCACGACTAGTACATACATAGTTCACATACTGCTCTAAAAAACTAGGGTGGGAAGAGAGAGAAACGACCCATACAGGAGTTGTCGAGGTATAACAAGCTAAAAAATTGCTGCTGTCTGATGACACACGTGACATTTCTTAGAATTCTACTACATTCTCTACAATTTTAACACACGGGGTCCAGGGAGGCGATTTAGATTCTGATGACATGTGTAAATCAAAATTTCGAAAGTtctaaaaattcttttgtgccaactcAGCTGcggttaaattattgaatagagaattccaaaacagattttagattggtaggtttttttttatatttttgcttgttcctttatttcttatttactgtatgtattgttttgtgAGTCTAAAAttgtgcactggccgtgtcatggttgtccaagtTTATAAATTTTCCAGAAATGATACAATAAAGTAATCTATTCTATTCATGATCCTATACTTCTGAATTTCTttccaatattttttaaagtggaaAGATAGCAGTTCGTAATAAATATGCGTCTTTTACTGGACACGATTTGTGGGAAATGAAGTCACTCAGTTTTTGCCTTATATATGTAACGAGAGGCTGATTATGAATAAGGCTGTCATCTGCTGTTATGAGAGAGCCCACCGTCCTGCATTCACGACTCGGACACAGCtccttttgttacatttttataataattctgtttacattttcaggCAATAgctttaatatacattttatagaaaaaagTATATCTTTAATGCAACACAATcttcatttagaaaataaaacaaacttaaaaatTTCCTGCAGTGTTTCTTCCATCTACTGCAATTCTCagacaattaaataaaatgtctaATGAATAACTTCATGAAAACACCCTTCACTGTTGCTTTAGGCACTTGTAGATAGCTAAGACTTCCCTTTTCCTCGCTGTTGAGGTCCAGCTAAATGAAATGGATGAAGTGTCCCTAAGAGATACACTCGCTGAATCCCAGGTTCTGTTCCACAACCCGCTTGTCTTCCTTTTGCCACATTTTGGACACACTCCATGATGGATGCACGCTGACATCAGTGTGAGCAGACTCGAGCTAATCCAGTGGTTTTCAAAGGAGGAGGACAGTTTGTATGTCCTCCATAGCTGTAATGTCCACCACAGTATACagattttcataataaaaaaaaaaaactctttacaGCAGAAACACTATTTAGTTCATTGGCCACAGGCACAAATCTGTCATTGTGTGCTGTGGGTAACTGATCTCTCTCAGCATCAAATATATAAAGATCTGCTCTTACCTGTACGGTTTAAAATATTGCTAACTGAATTACACCAACAGGAAAATGTATACACCTTACACTGAACACAGATTTATGtcttataaaacaaatatcagTATGAATGGAATGATGGCACTGTGTTACATTTTGTTAATGTAATTCTGAGTGGCCAGACAAGATCCCTGGATAATGAGGAAATCATTCAGACAGGATCTCTGCATCCATGTCATTTCCCCATACATACTGGGGGCACTCCTCCCCTGGCCCAGGCCCACTGCACTGCAAACCCTCCGCAATCCCATCCACAGGCACACTGCATCCCTGAAGCTAACCAGCTCATGAAACTCAGGAGGAGCTGAAGATGACCACCTCAGCCCTGTCCCAAGGTCACACTTcccaccccctcctctcttGTTGCAGGACATTCTCCATGTCTGTCCTTCCATTCTTTCTTCTTGGTCTTCGTGTTGCAGTTTAACAGCTCCCCTTAGACTTCGACACGATACCTCCAGTAAATTCAGAAGGCCACAACCACAGGTCACACCGTAAGGCAGTGAAAACTCTCCCTTTCTCCAGCTTCACAGCTCTTCAAAATAATCAACACTTACTTCtatattaatatacatataagTACAGCGTGAACTACACAGATGTTATACAATAAATTCATGTCATAGTGAAAGACAATTCCACCACACTAGAGCTGGATGTCCACAGAAGCAAACTTGGGGCAATGTGCTCGCTCACTAGTGTCCCTCTGACAGTGTTGGTGTCAGACACTGTGCAAAACACTGGGTCTGAAACATGGTTGTGTATAAATATGGGCATGTTGGTTTATAAGGAACTGACATCTGTGTGGCACTAGAAGGCAGTGCTGGCCATGCTGCCGGGAGCAAAAAGGCGGGGAATGCTGTCTTGAGCGGACTCCACGTGGCGGTAGGCAAGCTTACCCTCCTCACCTGCGGAGAGGCCAGAGAACAATGGACAAAACATTATGGACACAATGGTATAAATTCATTAAACCCCTCTTTGCTACTCTTCTTCCCTTTGCCCCATCCTTGTCTACCCTGCAAGTACTTTATCTCCTTTCAGTACCTCTTCTGACCCATTACATTACACTATCTAGTTTACTACATGGTACTCAGACACAcagaataaagaaatgaaatagtGTAGGGCAGAATTAGTAATCTAGTTTTGGAAgcattctaaaaatattttgcttgtttttcaaaccttttaaatgcaaaatatcaCTGAGAACACAGCAGCCATCGGGCAACTGCTCCCTTTCTCGATCACCCACACTCACCCAACACAAGGAGGGCCTGCTTGGCTGCGTCCCGCACATCCTCCTTGTCAGTTCGGCACAGGTACACCAGCTGCTCGATGCTTTCCTTAGCCTGCAGTATGTGGACAGGAGGAAACCGCCTTTAACTTGCACATAACTGAACTGTGCACTTCAATAGGTGGAATATATCTGGAAAGAATGGCTTGTATGAACCACCAACTGCAGCTGTGGCTTTACGTGACACTAAGTGTGTGTGGAATGGAATGATAACTGGAAAGTTGATGGTTCAGTGGACTGTACAAGAGCTCTTGGGGGCAGCACCAACCTTGAGGCAGGCAAGGGCTTTGCAGCCAGCAACTCGGATGTCCACACTGTCATCCTCCAGGAGCTCCAGACAGTTTACCAGGGCCTAGATGGGGAGAGTACAActtcacaatcacacacacataaacacagactTGTAGGTACCCACAAACTGGGAAAAAAGTGTGCTGACTGTTACCCTCTCACGCTGGAGGGGGTGCTCGGTCAGGCTTCGGAACAGGGAGCTTGCCGCACTACACACTTTGCCCCGTGGGTCTGTGAGCAGTCTACTGATAGTGTGCAGGCCTTCCCGCTTCAGGCTTGCCTCAGGTGGCTTCTTTAGTATCTTTAGCAGGGTATCTTGGTCGCCAGACTGGAGGCACTGAACCAGCCACACTGTGGAAGAGATGAAGAGCAAGTGCTGTCAGAGAGGACTGGCAAAGAACTTGAATCACGAATTTTACACTTCCCTCcaatgcaattaatttttgtGCAAATTCCTGTTATGAACATAGTAATATTCATCCACGAAATGTATATATCACATCACTTTCGCTCACCCTCCTCTGCCAGTTCCGTCACATGTGCGTCTAGTGCACTCACTCCCTCTGCCTCAAGGTACTTCCAGAACTGGAAGATGGTTAGTGTCTCACGGGCTCCTCCGCCTGCCCGTCTCGGCAGCTTCCTCTCCAGGATACGTTCCACCAGGCGCAGAAA of the Scleropages formosus chromosome 7, fSclFor1.1, whole genome shotgun sequence genome contains:
- the ctcf gene encoding transcriptional repressor CTCF isoform X1 produces the protein MEVFVRGAVCAFKLEAMEGEPTDAVVDDGNDAFKAKECKTYHRRREGEDDEVGVELIQGQPVGIEVVEQQPDGNMGQQQLVQDVNSNMDMMVMGSLDPALLQMKTEVMETGVVHPEAGVAGTVGVQGTPHEATVTTVDDTQIITLQVVNMEEQPLGLGELQLVQVPVSAVPVSTTTVVDELQGTFDATSMPKDGEPVICHTLPLPEGFQVVKVGANGEVETVEQDELQAQEAPEPQNEDPSWSKDPDYQPPVKKVKKTKKSKLRYNTEEGKDMDVSVYDFEEEQQEGLLSEVNAEKVVGNMKPPKPTKIKKKGVKKTFQCELCSYTCPRRSNLDRHMKSHTDERPHKCHLCGRAFRTVTLLRNHLNTHTGTRPHKCTDCDMAFVTSGELVRHRRYKHTHEKPFKCSMCDYSSVEVSKLKRHIRSHTGERPFQCSLCSYASRDTYKLKRHMRTHSGEKPYECYICHARFTQSGTMKMHILQKHTENVAKFHCPHCDTVIARKSDLGVHLRKQHSYIEQGRKCRYCDAVFHERYALIQHQKSHKNEKRFKCDQCDYACRQERHMVMHKRTHTGEKPFACSHCEKTFRQKQLLDMHFRRYHDPNFVPTSFVCNKCGKTFTRRNTMARHAEHCSGPDAADGENGATPKKRVGRKRKMRSRKDDDDSDDQADAVLDDIEEEEEELLASAQMEVDQAPPVTPIPAPAPPVVKRKRGRPPKHPKPAPPAAIIQVEDENTGAVENIIVKNEPEPEQPNQKAEPVAEGVAEEAAETVELPMVDAAPNGDLTPEMILSMMDR
- the ctcf gene encoding transcriptional repressor CTCF isoform X2, whose translation is MEGEPTDAVVDDGNDAFKAKECKTYHRRREGEDDEVGVELIQGQPVGIEVVEQQPDGNMGQQQLVQDVNSNMDMMVMGSLDPALLQMKTEVMETGVVHPEAGVAGTVGVQGTPHEATVTTVDDTQIITLQVVNMEEQPLGLGELQLVQVPVSAVPVSTTTVVDELQGTFDATSMPKDGEPVICHTLPLPEGFQVVKVGANGEVETVEQDELQAQEAPEPQNEDPSWSKDPDYQPPVKKVKKTKKSKLRYNTEEGKDMDVSVYDFEEEQQEGLLSEVNAEKVVGNMKPPKPTKIKKKGVKKTFQCELCSYTCPRRSNLDRHMKSHTDERPHKCHLCGRAFRTVTLLRNHLNTHTGTRPHKCTDCDMAFVTSGELVRHRRYKHTHEKPFKCSMCDYSSVEVSKLKRHIRSHTGERPFQCSLCSYASRDTYKLKRHMRTHSGEKPYECYICHARFTQSGTMKMHILQKHTENVAKFHCPHCDTVIARKSDLGVHLRKQHSYIEQGRKCRYCDAVFHERYALIQHQKSHKNEKRFKCDQCDYACRQERHMVMHKRTHTGEKPFACSHCEKTFRQKQLLDMHFRRYHDPNFVPTSFVCNKCGKTFTRRNTMARHAEHCSGPDAADGENGATPKKRVGRKRKMRSRKDDDDSDDQADAVLDDIEEEEEELLASAQMEVDQAPPVTPIPAPAPPVVKRKRGRPPKHPKPAPPAAIIQVEDENTGAVENIIVKNEPEPEQPNQKAEPVAEGVAEEAAETVELPMVDAAPNGDLTPEMILSMMDR